In Candidatus Bathyarchaeota archaeon, one genomic interval encodes:
- a CDS encoding circadian clock protein KaiC — protein MRTGISGLDELIEGGLPRGFCYTVMGGPGSGKTLFGVQFLYNGATLYGENGIYVTLEEPPYSIANNARRFGWDLYRLETARKLVFVDASPIRGLGRAAPLYTLRAPIGSHEFSIDDIIGLIGEAKRSIDAKRCVIDSLTALTVQYDSPFEVRYSVLRLVKALTETGLTTLLLSELSEERVDAQRFGFEAFIAQGVIVLHMIRIGDSISRALEVRKMRGVKHLQRLCPMRITDKGIEVFPEEKIFGL, from the coding sequence GTGAGGACCGGCATATCAGGTCTCGATGAGCTCATAGAAGGGGGTCTGCCCAGAGGGTTCTGCTATACGGTTATGGGCGGCCCCGGCTCGGGGAAAACCCTCTTCGGTGTTCAATTCCTCTACAACGGAGCTACCCTATATGGTGAAAACGGGATATACGTCACCCTCGAGGAGCCTCCGTATTCGATAGCGAACAACGCCCGTAGGTTTGGTTGGGACCTCTATAGGCTTGAGACGGCGAGGAAGCTGGTCTTTGTAGATGCTTCTCCCATAAGGGGGTTAGGTAGAGCCGCTCCGTTGTATACGCTTAGAGCCCCTATAGGCTCCCACGAGTTCAGCATAGACGACATCATAGGTCTCATCGGCGAGGCTAAGCGAAGCATAGACGCTAAACGATGTGTCATAGACTCACTAACCGCCTTAACGGTTCAGTACGATAGCCCGTTTGAGGTCCGGTATAGCGTGCTCAGGCTTGTCAAGGCCTTGACAGAGACCGGTCTCACAACCTTGTTGCTTTCAGAGCTTAGCGAGGAGAGGGTGGATGCTCAACGGTTCGGATTCGAGGCTTTCATAGCTCAAGGCGTAATCGTACTGCACATGATCCGTATCGGCGACTCCATAAGCCGGGCTTTAGAGGTGCGTAAGATGAGGGGGGTAAAACACCTCCAGAGACTGTGCCCCATGAGGATCACGGATAAGGGCATAGAGGTGTTCCCCGAGGAGAAGATCTTCGGTCTCTAA
- a CDS encoding DJ-1/PfpI family protein translates to MVKVLVVVGDAVEAQEIFYPYWRLKEEGFEVHVAAPSKKPLFTVVHDFETGVETYTEKPGYRFIWVDLSFKEVKPEDYDGLIIPGGRAPEYIRTYAELEPIVRHFFDTGKPVAAICHGPLVLTAYGLVKGRRLTAYGVLKPDIESAGGVYLDQEVVVDGNLVTSRAWPDLPAFMREFIKLLKK, encoded by the coding sequence TTGGTTAAAGTCCTAGTAGTGGTGGGTGACGCGGTCGAGGCTCAGGAGATATTTTACCCCTACTGGAGGCTGAAGGAGGAGGGGTTTGAGGTACACGTGGCGGCTCCGAGTAAGAAGCCTTTGTTCACGGTCGTCCACGATTTTGAAACCGGAGTGGAAACATACACCGAGAAGCCAGGCTACAGATTTATCTGGGTCGACCTAAGTTTTAAAGAGGTTAAACCTGAGGATTACGACGGCTTAATAATTCCAGGCGGGAGGGCGCCTGAGTATATAAGGACATATGCCGAGCTTGAGCCTATAGTGAGACATTTCTTCGATACCGGTAAACCCGTAGCCGCCATATGCCACGGCCCCCTAGTCCTAACAGCGTATGGGCTTGTCAAGGGTAGGAGACTCACGGCATATGGAGTTCTCAAGCCGGACATCGAATCCGCGGGTGGAGTATACCTCGACCAGGAGGTAGTCGTAGACGGAAACCTCGTGACAAGCAGGGCATGGCCAGACCTACCGGCTTTCATGAGAGAGTTCATCAAGCTACTCAAGAAGTAG
- a CDS encoding FAD-binding oxidoreductase has translation MNEETVGKLREIVGYDWVIYGRDLVAGYLLDETPPPIRPVPSKDVVVVKPGSVEEVSEVLRYANEHRIPVFPRGGGTGLVGGCIPTRNGIVLSLERMNKITVDRENLMAEAEAGATLGDLIKASEEAGLFFPPHPGDEGAQIGGLIACNAGGARAVKTGVIRNYVRGLEAVLATGEVLRLGGKLMKDNLGYDLMQLIIGSEGTLAVITKAWIRLYPRLPAMATLIIPFEKRSTAVKAVPRILQAGILPLALEYVEKAPIERSAQHLGLEWPCKVGESFLILVLAEPSEDSLYAQCERILSLCEDLGSLEPLLAESREEQDRILKIRSEIYTALKPDMVDILDATVPPASIGAFMDEVERIAERYGTYLPAYGHAGDGNIHVHIMKEEGWSMEDYDRVRQEIYDVAVRLGGTITGEHGIGAVRIGSAAKYMSQIHIALMREIKRLFDPNGILNPGKVLP, from the coding sequence ATGAATGAAGAAACTGTTGGTAAGCTTAGGGAGATCGTCGGGTATGACTGGGTTATCTACGGTAGAGACCTAGTGGCCGGGTATCTCTTAGATGAGACGCCTCCGCCTATAAGGCCAGTTCCATCCAAAGACGTGGTCGTCGTCAAACCAGGTTCGGTGGAGGAGGTCTCAGAGGTCTTAAGGTATGCGAATGAACATAGGATACCCGTGTTTCCCAGAGGGGGAGGAACCGGTCTCGTGGGAGGATGCATACCCACCCGTAACGGTATAGTCTTATCCCTGGAGAGGATGAACAAGATAACGGTCGACCGGGAGAACCTTATGGCTGAGGCTGAGGCTGGCGCAACTCTAGGAGACCTGATAAAGGCTTCGGAAGAGGCTGGACTCTTCTTTCCACCCCATCCAGGAGATGAGGGGGCTCAGATAGGTGGTCTCATAGCATGTAACGCGGGTGGAGCTAGGGCTGTTAAGACGGGGGTTATCAGGAACTACGTAAGGGGGTTGGAGGCTGTCTTGGCGACGGGTGAGGTCTTGAGGCTCGGAGGGAAGCTTATGAAGGATAACCTAGGCTACGACCTGATGCAGCTTATTATCGGGAGTGAGGGGACGTTAGCCGTCATAACGAAGGCTTGGATAAGGCTTTATCCGAGGCTTCCGGCTATGGCGACCTTGATAATACCGTTCGAAAAGCGAAGTACCGCCGTGAAAGCGGTTCCGAGGATCCTCCAGGCAGGCATACTACCGCTGGCTCTCGAATATGTCGAGAAGGCTCCTATAGAGAGGTCTGCGCAACACTTGGGCCTGGAGTGGCCGTGTAAAGTCGGAGAAAGCTTTCTTATACTCGTTCTAGCCGAACCGTCTGAGGATTCCCTCTACGCCCAGTGCGAGAGGATTCTGTCCCTTTGCGAGGATTTAGGCTCTCTCGAACCGTTGCTGGCCGAAAGCAGGGAGGAGCAGGATAGGATCCTTAAAATCCGTAGCGAGATCTATACGGCGCTTAAGCCGGATATGGTGGATATCCTAGACGCAACGGTTCCACCGGCCTCCATAGGGGCTTTCATGGATGAGGTGGAGCGTATAGCCGAGCGTTACGGAACCTATCTACCGGCCTACGGCCACGCTGGTGACGGAAACATACACGTCCACATAATGAAGGAGGAGGGGTGGAGCATGGAGGACTATGATAGGGTCAGACAGGAGATATACGATGTGGCCGTCAGGTTGGGTGGGACGATAACAGGTGAGCACGGTATAGGAGCCGTTAGGATAGGTAGCGCCGCGAAGTACATGAGCCAAATCCATATAGCACTCATGAGGGAGATCAAACGGCTATTCGACCCCAACGGTATACTAAATCCAGGTAAAGTCTTACCGTAG
- a CDS encoding electron transfer flavoprotein subunit alpha/FixB family protein: MSQPAKGGVLVYAEHENRVIHPVSFELLGKGREIADGLGVELWSVLLGHRVKEQAKELIYYGADRVFLYDHPSLEVFDVVRYKHVLVELAEEIEPSVFLVGATPLGRSLAPRVAAALNTGLTADCIDLQVDKDGELVQIRPAFTGNILAHIKTRSRPVMATVRYRVMKALQRDTSRKGVIVEKKLSKVPETGLRFLGKVSARRVNLADADVIVAGGRGLKRKEDLKMLEELASLLGGVLGVSRPLVDEGWISKDYQVGFSGNTVKPRLYVACGISGSPQHLAGMRGSDVIVAINIDPSAPIFRVADYGVVGDLYEVVPKLIEALKRIKGGLADE, translated from the coding sequence TTGAGCCAGCCGGCTAAGGGAGGAGTGCTTGTATACGCCGAGCATGAGAACAGAGTCATACACCCGGTTTCGTTCGAGCTTTTAGGGAAGGGCAGGGAGATAGCCGATGGACTAGGGGTGGAGCTTTGGAGCGTACTTCTAGGACATCGCGTCAAGGAGCAGGCTAAGGAGCTCATATACTACGGAGCCGATAGGGTATTCCTATACGACCATCCGTCGCTTGAGGTGTTCGACGTCGTCAGATATAAGCATGTGCTCGTGGAGTTGGCCGAGGAGATCGAACCGTCGGTTTTCCTAGTCGGTGCTACTCCACTCGGTAGAAGCCTAGCCCCCAGAGTGGCCGCGGCTTTGAATACGGGGCTTACGGCGGACTGTATAGACCTTCAGGTCGACAAGGATGGGGAACTCGTCCAGATAAGACCGGCCTTCACAGGCAACATACTAGCACATATCAAGACGAGAAGCAGGCCCGTCATGGCCACCGTCAGATATAGGGTCATGAAAGCGCTCCAGAGAGACACTTCGAGAAAGGGTGTGATCGTGGAGAAAAAGCTTAGCAAAGTCCCGGAGACCGGGTTGAGGTTTCTAGGTAAGGTCTCCGCTAGAAGGGTGAACCTCGCAGACGCAGACGTGATCGTCGCCGGGGGTAGGGGATTAAAGCGTAAGGAAGACTTGAAGATGCTCGAGGAGCTTGCATCATTGTTAGGCGGTGTCCTAGGGGTGAGTAGACCTCTGGTGGATGAGGGATGGATATCTAAGGATTACCAAGTGGGTTTCAGCGGTAACACGGTGAAGCCTAGGCTCTACGTGGCCTGCGGTATCTCAGGCTCACCTCAGCACTTAGCGGGTATGAGGGGGTCTGACGTGATAGTAGCTATAAACATAGACCCCTCGGCCCCCATATTCAGGGTCGCGGACTATGGAGTAGTAGGGGATTTATACGAGGTCGTGCCAAAACTTATCGAGGCATTGAAGAGGATTAAAGGAGGATTAGCGGATGAATGA
- a CDS encoding electron transfer flavoprotein subunit beta/FixA family protein: MHIVVLIKQVPDIQKVRFDVETGRVDRSSAPAETNPFDLNALETAVRLKEKLGGRVTVISMGPPQAESSLRDALARGADRTILLTDKRFAGADTLATSYTLATAIRKLGSFDLIVCGEKTVDGDTGQVGPEVAEHLGIPHVAYVCEVREVSDDKILVVSDMGDKYLFEARLPALITVTKDINTPRLPTLRDVLKARRAKVEVWNADSLAEYGEACRFGLQGSMTLVTRITIPSEEERKGLIFRGEDAVERLIDALRREGFVR, from the coding sequence CTGCACATAGTCGTGCTCATCAAACAGGTTCCAGATATCCAGAAGGTTAGATTCGACGTAGAGACGGGTAGAGTCGACCGGAGCTCAGCACCTGCCGAGACAAACCCGTTTGACCTGAACGCGTTGGAAACGGCCGTCCGGCTTAAAGAGAAGTTAGGCGGTCGAGTAACCGTCATAAGCATGGGACCGCCTCAAGCAGAGTCGAGCCTGAGAGATGCCCTAGCTAGAGGAGCCGATAGGACTATACTCTTAACCGATAAACGGTTCGCCGGAGCCGACACCTTAGCCACCTCCTACACCCTGGCGACCGCCATAAGGAAGCTCGGCTCGTTCGACCTCATAGTGTGCGGTGAGAAAACCGTCGACGGAGATACAGGTCAGGTGGGCCCAGAGGTAGCCGAGCACCTTGGGATCCCCCACGTGGCCTATGTATGCGAGGTCAGGGAGGTCTCAGACGATAAGATTCTCGTGGTCTCGGATATGGGTGATAAATATCTCTTCGAGGCTAGGCTCCCGGCGCTGATAACGGTAACTAAGGATATAAATACCCCTCGTCTACCGACCCTCCGGGACGTGCTCAAAGCTAGGAGAGCTAAGGTGGAGGTTTGGAATGCCGATAGTTTGGCAGAGTACGGTGAGGCTTGTAGGTTTGGGCTTCAAGGCTCGATGACGCTGGTCACTAGGATAACTATACCCTCGGAGGAGGAGAGGAAGGGTCTCATATTCAGGGGTGAAGACGCCGTCGAGAGGCTTATAGATGCTTTACGTAGGGAGGGGTTCGTACGTTGA
- a CDS encoding ADP-ribosylglycohydrolase family protein — protein sequence MRLNELNELYQKLKHAPVKRGYPYTEPSDLDGIRDLRPRGPRGLELGYPRERLEDRIVGAWFGRCIGCLIGKPVEGFDRDLIERYLKSAGEYPPRGYLPALDKAVEGLPSDFSESRRGMLRGSIECMPRDDDIDYAILNLHVLETHGFDFTTEDVGVEWLSHLPYKATYTAERAAYRNLVLGLKPPETAVYMNPYREWIGAQIRADLWGYVAPGLIEYAADMAYRDATLSHVKNGVYGEMFIAATVSAAFAVNGVEEALRIGLTEIPRSSRFAEVVENVMKWSKVDGCWVDTWKRVMNTYGRYHRVHVLNNAAIVVLSLMHGEEDFVKSVGISVMCGLDTDCNCATVGSILGALKGLKSIPDRLVKPLNDRVRSMVAGFDGSSITELARRTLKLAIKKLST from the coding sequence ATGAGGTTGAACGAGCTAAACGAGCTTTACCAGAAGCTTAAACATGCTCCGGTTAAGAGAGGCTATCCCTACACCGAACCTTCAGACCTAGACGGCATAAGAGATCTGAGACCCAGAGGACCTAGGGGGCTCGAGCTAGGCTATCCCAGGGAGAGGCTTGAAGACCGTATAGTCGGGGCTTGGTTCGGCAGGTGCATCGGCTGTCTTATAGGTAAACCCGTCGAAGGCTTCGACAGAGACCTGATAGAGAGGTATCTTAAATCGGCTGGCGAGTATCCTCCGAGAGGATATCTACCGGCTTTAGATAAGGCGGTCGAAGGGTTGCCAAGTGATTTCTCAGAAAGCAGGAGAGGAATGCTGAGGGGGAGTATAGAGTGTATGCCTAGAGACGACGATATAGACTACGCGATCCTTAACCTGCACGTGCTAGAGACCCACGGCTTCGATTTCACGACGGAGGACGTCGGGGTTGAATGGCTCAGCCATCTACCGTATAAAGCCACCTACACAGCCGAGAGAGCGGCGTATAGAAACCTTGTCCTAGGTCTAAAGCCTCCTGAAACAGCCGTCTACATGAACCCATACCGGGAGTGGATAGGCGCCCAGATCAGGGCTGACCTTTGGGGTTACGTCGCACCTGGTCTTATCGAGTATGCGGCCGATATGGCTTATAGAGACGCAACGCTAAGTCATGTGAAAAACGGTGTATACGGAGAAATGTTTATAGCGGCTACTGTTTCAGCAGCCTTCGCGGTGAACGGTGTCGAAGAGGCCTTAAGGATAGGATTGACGGAGATTCCGAGGTCTTCGAGATTCGCCGAGGTTGTGGAAAACGTTATGAAATGGTCCAAAGTCGACGGATGTTGGGTTGACACATGGAAGCGGGTTATGAACACTTATGGTAGATACCATAGGGTTCACGTGCTAAACAACGCTGCTATAGTCGTCTTATCGCTGATGCATGGTGAGGAAGACTTCGTGAAATCGGTCGGCATATCTGTCATGTGCGGCTTAGACACCGACTGCAATTGTGCAACGGTCGGCTCGATACTAGGGGCTTTAAAGGGGTTGAAGAGCATACCCGATAGGCTTGTTAAGCCTCTGAACGATAGGGTTAGAAGCATGGTCGCTGGCTTCGACGGTTCAAGCATAACCGAGCTAGCCCGCAGGACCCTAAAATTGGCCATTAAAAAGTTGAGTACATAA
- the rpl37ae gene encoding 50S ribosomal protein L37ae (structural models have indicated that the folded zinc-finger motif interacts mainly with domain III of 23S rRNA, whereas the amino-terminal region of L37 interacts primarily with domain II) produces MPGPKNAGVGSLKAKYGAPLRKRYARVMRAAKSVYVCPKCGMRRVKRVSVGVWKCFKCGYKFAGGAYQPTTEMGRVAARIRG; encoded by the coding sequence ATGCCGGGTCCTAAGAACGCGGGGGTAGGCAGTCTTAAGGCGAAATACGGGGCTCCTCTTAGGAAACGGTATGCTCGGGTTATGCGGGCTGCTAAAAGCGTCTACGTCTGCCCTAAGTGCGGCATGCGTAGGGTTAAGCGAGTGAGTGTAGGGGTGTGGAAGTGCTTCAAGTGCGGCTATAAGTTCGCCGGAGGAGCCTACCAGCCTACCACCGAGATGGGTAGGGTGGCTGCGAGGATCAGAGGTTGA
- a CDS encoding exosome complex protein Rrp42, with translation MKTFRVVSQLVRNRIISMLREGSRIDDRGLLDYRPIDVKCGLISRANGSAQVSIGSTKVLAGVKVGIGEPFSDVPDQGVLTVNAELVPLASPAFEPGPPDETAIELARVIDRTLRETKTIDLKSLCIEPGRRVFVVFLDIYVLDHDGNFIDASALASILALLNTRIRKFSVDEGELRYEEEYIPLPVLHTPVTVTLAKPDDGPFIVDPNLEEELSLDNRVCISVDELGRVCAIQKLDGSLSVDEVFEVVSIACKTAPKLIEIVRRESGLDAGS, from the coding sequence ATGAAGACGTTTAGAGTGGTATCCCAACTTGTGAGGAATAGGATAATAAGCATGCTTAGAGAGGGCTCTAGGATAGACGACAGAGGACTATTAGACTACAGGCCGATAGACGTTAAATGCGGCTTAATAAGTAGGGCTAACGGCTCGGCTCAGGTCTCGATAGGCTCCACGAAAGTCCTAGCCGGAGTTAAGGTCGGGATAGGTGAGCCGTTTTCAGACGTTCCAGACCAAGGTGTCCTAACGGTTAACGCGGAGCTTGTCCCCCTTGCGTCACCTGCTTTTGAACCAGGACCACCTGACGAGACGGCTATAGAGCTTGCTAGGGTTATCGACCGAACCTTGAGGGAGACCAAGACTATAGATTTGAAGAGCCTATGTATAGAGCCGGGTAGGAGGGTCTTCGTGGTCTTCCTAGACATATACGTCTTAGACCACGATGGAAACTTCATAGACGCATCCGCGTTGGCTTCGATACTTGCCCTACTGAATACTAGGATCAGGAAGTTCAGCGTAGACGAGGGGGAGCTTAGATACGAAGAAGAGTATATACCGCTACCCGTGTTGCATACACCTGTGACCGTAACCCTCGCTAAGCCGGACGACGGGCCGTTCATAGTCGACCCCAACCTCGAAGAGGAGTTAAGTTTAGATAATAGAGTGTGTATATCCGTCGACGAGCTGGGGAGGGTATGCGCTATTCAGAAGCTCGACGGAAGCTTATCCGTCGACGAGGTATTCGAGGTGGTTTCCATAGCGTGTAAAACCGCTCCCAAGCTCATAGAAATCGTCAGGAGGGAGAGTGGCCTGGATGCCGGGTCCTAA
- a CDS encoding exosome complex exonuclease Rrp41, whose protein sequence is MSSEFVRPDGRLPDQLRPIKMAVDVLDRADGSAYVEQGNTKVIVAVYGPRELHPRHKASPEAAVVRCRYHMAPFSTRERKSPNPSRREIELSKVIKDALSQTIFLERFPRTSIDVFIEVLEADGGTRCASINACSLALANAGIPIRDLISAVAVGKYNGHIILDLNDEEDEAAEADMPVAIMPSFNKVVLLQLNGVLTEEEFKQAFDLAVKGCMEINRIQRETLRKRYLSIKGEEDEDV, encoded by the coding sequence ATGTCTAGCGAGTTTGTGAGACCAGACGGTAGGCTTCCGGACCAGCTTAGGCCGATAAAGATGGCCGTGGACGTTTTAGATAGGGCAGACGGCTCTGCATACGTAGAGCAGGGAAATACAAAGGTCATAGTAGCCGTCTACGGCCCTAGGGAGCTTCACCCCAGACATAAAGCTTCTCCGGAGGCCGCCGTGGTCAGGTGTAGGTATCATATGGCTCCGTTCTCGACTAGAGAACGAAAGAGCCCAAACCCGTCGCGTAGAGAAATCGAGTTATCTAAGGTCATAAAAGATGCATTATCCCAGACGATATTTCTCGAGAGATTTCCGAGAACCTCCATAGACGTTTTCATCGAAGTTCTTGAAGCAGACGGCGGGACGAGGTGCGCGAGTATAAATGCGTGTTCCCTCGCCTTGGCTAACGCCGGTATCCCGATTAGGGACCTTATATCGGCCGTGGCGGTGGGTAAGTATAACGGTCATATAATATTGGACCTTAACGATGAGGAGGATGAGGCGGCGGAGGCCGATATGCCTGTCGCAATAATGCCTAGTTTTAACAAGGTCGTACTTCTACAGCTTAACGGAGTGCTTACAGAGGAGGAGTTTAAGCAGGCCTTCGACCTGGCGGTAAAGGGGTGTATGGAGATAAATAGGATTCAGAGGGAGACGCTTAGGAAGAGGTATCTCTCCATTAAAGGTGAGGAGGATGAAGACGTTTAG
- a CDS encoding RNA-binding protein (forms a homotrimeric complex that covers the face of the exosome RNA-processing complex; involved in substrate/cofactor recruitment and regulated processing), whose translation MNERRIVLPGEFLVEGDYQAGLNVFRQGKRFYSSKIGLLSIDKKVVSVIALHGVYEPKIGDLVIGKVIDVGTFSWTIDIRSPYTAILNASDYFKGRFNPLRNSLRDALAPGDMIIAQIVEFDRTRNPVLTVQGHGLGKITKGMVVELTPSKIPRLIGRKGSMINLLKKEGRCQITIGKNGLIHIVGETVKDEELVAQAIEKIEREAHTTGLTDRIMKFLRRSRGLDV comes from the coding sequence ATGAATGAACGTAGGATCGTTTTGCCGGGAGAGTTTCTCGTAGAGGGCGATTATCAGGCTGGTTTGAACGTCTTCAGACAGGGTAAGAGGTTTTACTCGTCCAAGATAGGGCTCTTGTCCATAGATAAGAAGGTCGTATCTGTGATCGCCTTACACGGGGTCTATGAGCCTAAAATAGGAGACCTCGTCATCGGTAAGGTAATAGACGTGGGGACCTTCAGCTGGACGATAGATATACGGTCGCCTTATACGGCTATCCTAAACGCTTCAGACTACTTTAAGGGTAGGTTTAACCCGCTTAGGAACTCCCTCAGAGACGCCTTAGCTCCAGGCGACATGATAATAGCCCAGATAGTCGAGTTCGACAGAACTAGGAACCCTGTTCTAACGGTTCAGGGACATGGCCTCGGTAAGATAACCAAGGGAATGGTCGTTGAATTGACGCCTTCGAAGATACCGAGGCTCATAGGTAGGAAGGGCTCTATGATAAACCTCCTTAAGAAGGAGGGGAGGTGCCAGATAACCATAGGTAAAAACGGTTTGATCCACATAGTCGGCGAGACCGTTAAAGACGAGGAGCTCGTCGCCCAGGCTATAGAGAAGATCGAGCGGGAGGCTCATACAACAGGTTTAACAGATAGAATTATGAAGTTTTTAAGGAGGAGTCGGGGTTTAGATGTCTAG
- a CDS encoding ribosome assembly factor SBDS gives MPERYVLARIHISGEKFEILVKPDPALNYRLGKLKDVENVLADYEVYTDARKGLRASSEKLRKCFGTTDIKKIAETILKQGELQITAEQRRRLIEEKRKQIIAFITKNCIDPRTGLPIPAIRVEQAMQQARVSIDPFKDADAQAVKVIEALRPILPLRVERVKLAIKVPPQYAPKMYSFIRSYGYLEREEWLSDGSWAALIDMPAGVQAEFLDKLSRFTKGSAQAKILK, from the coding sequence ATGCCTGAACGCTATGTTCTAGCTAGGATACATATATCCGGTGAGAAGTTCGAGATACTGGTCAAGCCTGACCCGGCGTTGAACTATAGGCTTGGCAAACTAAAGGATGTCGAGAACGTTCTAGCGGACTACGAGGTTTATACCGATGCTCGGAAGGGGCTGAGGGCTTCGTCGGAGAAGCTTAGAAAGTGCTTCGGGACGACGGATATCAAGAAGATCGCGGAGACGATTCTCAAACAGGGTGAGCTTCAGATAACCGCCGAGCAGAGGAGGAGGCTTATCGAGGAGAAGAGGAAGCAAATAATAGCGTTCATAACTAAAAACTGTATAGACCCTAGAACCGGGCTTCCGATACCGGCTATCAGGGTCGAGCAGGCTATGCAACAGGCCAGGGTTTCGATAGACCCGTTTAAAGACGCGGATGCCCAGGCGGTTAAGGTTATAGAAGCCTTAAGGCCTATACTTCCGCTCCGGGTCGAGAGGGTTAAGCTGGCTATTAAGGTGCCGCCTCAATACGCGCCTAAGATGTATAGCTTCATCAGAAGCTACGGTTATCTTGAGAGGGAAGAGTGGCTTAGCGACGGCTCCTGGGCGGCTCTGATAGATATGCCCGCCGGGGTTCAGGCGGAGTTTCTAGATAAACTCAGCAGGTTTACAAAGGGCTCCGCCCAAGCTAAGATACTCAAGTAG
- the psmA gene encoding archaeal proteasome endopeptidase complex subunit alpha: MFTAPGAYDRVITIFSPEGRLYQVEYAVEAVKRGASIVGLACKSCSILAAEERPPSRLLDDNFTWKIFQIDDHVGVAIAGFGPDARVLVDQARIYAQSNRLMYDEPIDIEVLAKRIADIKQLYTQHAGVRPFGVAMLFGGVDRYGARLFATLPGGDYWSYKAAALGMGSEAAIEFFEENYNPDLTVEEAIVTALRAIVRASGGKDGGKRFKVAVIPVETKRFRVLPDEEVAKYLENV, from the coding sequence ATGTTTACAGCACCAGGTGCATATGATAGGGTTATTACGATATTCTCACCCGAGGGTAGGCTCTACCAAGTAGAGTATGCCGTAGAGGCTGTTAAGAGAGGAGCTTCGATCGTGGGTCTAGCCTGTAAAAGTTGCTCGATTCTAGCCGCAGAGGAGAGACCTCCTTCTAGGCTTCTGGACGATAACTTCACGTGGAAGATATTCCAGATAGATGACCACGTGGGTGTAGCTATAGCCGGCTTCGGACCGGACGCTAGGGTTCTAGTAGACCAGGCTAGGATATACGCCCAGAGTAATAGACTCATGTACGACGAGCCGATAGACATAGAGGTCCTAGCTAAACGTATAGCCGACATTAAACAGTTATACACTCAGCACGCAGGTGTCAGACCGTTCGGCGTAGCCATGCTCTTCGGAGGAGTAGACCGATACGGGGCTAGACTCTTCGCTACACTACCCGGGGGAGACTATTGGAGCTATAAGGCGGCGGCCCTAGGTATGGGAAGCGAAGCGGCTATAGAGTTTTTCGAGGAAAACTATAATCCCGATCTGACGGTCGAGGAGGCCATAGTGACCGCCCTCAGGGCTATAGTCAGGGCTAGCGGTGGCAAAGATGGGGGTAAACGGTTTAAAGTAGCTGTCATACCTGTGGAGACTAAGCGTTTCAGGGTTTTACCCGATGAGGAGGTTGCTAAATACCTTGAAAACGTGTAG
- a CDS encoding ribonuclease P protein component 2 (Part of ribonuclease P, a protein complex which generates mature tRNA molecules by cleaving their 5'ends; Archaeal RNase P has multiple protein subunits homologous to eukaryotic nuclear RNase P proteins), with translation MSRREFKRRYLALKLMGGRVFKTSLWSSVIDIYLRLYGEYGLSKAGLRLIEFNEDQGVAIISVNHRSLPYLRAALSLLREVDGKKVIIQVLGVSGTLKRLRRKFLKN, from the coding sequence TTGTCTAGGAGGGAGTTTAAGCGGAGATACCTCGCCCTGAAGCTTATGGGAGGTCGTGTTTTTAAAACGAGCCTATGGTCCAGCGTAATCGACATTTACCTCCGCCTCTATGGAGAGTACGGTCTCAGCAAAGCTGGTTTGAGGCTTATAGAGTTTAACGAAGACCAAGGGGTGGCTATAATATCTGTGAACCACCGCTCTCTACCGTATCTAAGGGCGGCCTTAAGCCTCTTAAGAGAGGTCGATGGAAAGAAAGTTATCATACAGGTTTTAGGTGTTTCAGGAACCTTGAAGAGGCTTAGAAGAAAATTTCTCAAAAACTGA